Genomic window (Primulina eburnea isolate SZY01 chromosome 8, ASM2296580v1, whole genome shotgun sequence):
AAACCCACAGAAATACAATGTTTATTGCGAGAATCGTTGCAATATCTGAACATTACACGACTTTAAAtcgataataaaaaaaatcgataATGATTTTAATGGATTGGCATGATTTATGCTGCTTTTCAGACGTGCATTGTGCAAATGTGACTGGTGTAATTGCAGTTTCTTTGTATGAGATCTTATTTGAAGCTTTCAAGGTTATGTACTCAATTTATGTCATTGGATTAATTTCTATCTATTTTCGGAAAAACATAGAAAACAGAGCTAATTTTATTAGATAACACAACACGAAAACTGATACAAACTCCGATTATTTTTCCCACTCGGATCTTCCTCTAAAGTCCCTAAACCCAAATTTCTTTAATTACGATAAATTTACAAAACTGCTTAGACTTGGACTTCAATAGTCCATCTATACATTTCCTCCTCCGGAACTGGTATGATCAGAGTTACCAATCCTGTTTCAGCTTTGTAGTTAAACTCAGCATCCATGCCATCCATGATGCATTTCTGGGGCCGTTGAGAACAGTAGACTCCAAAGAGTACCACTTCCCCTGACCTTAAGTGTGACAGTTGCTGCTGCTGGCAAATCACATTCGGGTGCTTTCTGGAAATCGAACTGCTCCACGGCACCACCAGAGTTGAACATACCCAGCAAGCCAATTGGTGCAAAGGAAACGTCTGTTGCTATAATCTGTGTTACGAAAAGAGCTCATTAGTAGTGACACACAGCTGACAATAAGGTTTTTTGGCGTACTAGAGCAGCTCTCACCTTCACGGGACAGAAGTGGAAAAGTTCGTATTCAAGAGATTTGAGTGTCACTGGCAGAGATGCGCCTTTTGGCAAGAGAATAATTTCTCCTGATTTGTAGGCATAGACTACTGCAACTCCATTCCAATCCGATCCAGCAATTTGAGATAGAGTATCGACGTCAGTCACTTGAACAGAGCTGGTCAGAGTTCCAGGGGAGGCATCGTGAATGCGTGTCTTCTTTGCTGTCTTGCACCAGCCAGCACCTTGGCAGTTGAAGACTCCTACTAATCCGGAACATTTGTTCACATTCCAGATTTTAAGTAAGCTGCAGAATATAAGGTGGGCAAAGGCAAATTTTAGTTATAGTAGGATATTTAGGAAAGATTTCGGACATTTGGCTGAGAGGTGAGGTCACAAACCTTGTTCCATCTCTAGCTGGATCGACAAAGAGACAGTCCAATGTTGGTCGTCCAGGCAATTGTGCACGAAGAACGGACCCATCAGGAAGAACCAACTTCTTCAAAAGCTCAAAGTTGTGGTTACCAGGCTTGTCACTGATGGACGGAAAGCATTAGAATTTTGAGAATGAacagaataaatttcaaaaaaaaggTATTGAGGAGATGATCGGGTTTAAAAGTGGGATTACCTAACATAAATTGCACATCCTCCAACTGCTCGAGCTGCGGCATGGTACTCCGCGGCTGGGTGCAGGCTCTATGATATAAACGCACAAGTCAACATTTCACACACCATACAAACTAAGATACAAAATATGCACTTGAATTCCGTTTGTCAAGATTGAATTTCATTTAAACTCACGTGGAACATATCCCAATCCGGTTGCATAAACTCTCCCAAGAATATTGTATTGTAAGCTACGGAAGAAATGTGGATGGTATGTGAAGCAGGATCACGAGGGTAGAAATCATCAGAAGCCCGAACAACCGCAGTTTGCTTGGCACTATAGATACCATCCGTATTATGACACATGCAAGCGATGCATCCATTATCAGGAAAGTTCCGTGAGATGGAGCCTTCAAGGGCCTGGTGATAACTACGAGTGAGAGACACTCTACCACCATGACCAGCACCGAGGGTCTCGATGATGTTCTGTACATCAACTTTGACACCATCCACTCCACACGACGCTAAATAAGCATGAAGCTCGTTGTAAAAGTCGAAGACCTTTTTCGGGGTGAACCAGGCCTAAGCCGTGAACGGCAAGACTATCCATAACTAAATCTGGTTGGTTGCCTAGCACACCAGGAGACTGCACTGGATAGGCCAAAGCAGTGTCGTAGTGTTCCATACCAGGTCCTGCAGGCTGCACTCCACCCCAGTAACCAGCTAGGGCATGCCATACATATACATTCCTGAAGATTCATAATTGCAACATATAAGATTCAAGACCACCTTCTCTATGTGACTAGACGTATTTGTACATCAggtaaataacaataaaaaatgGCAAGAAGGTTATATCCCCTGGAAATAAAAACATTGTCCGGATACAAAAGCGTAAAAAATTGCCATGAATAACAACATATGCAAAATCACGAAATGTGAGTAGGGAAACCAAGTTGGAGAGAACTTACTtaatattgtgatgcttcttgGCATCTCTCACGACAACTTTGAGACCCGGTTCTGTTTCATTATTCTTCCCGTTTTTCTGAAATTTTGTGTTCTCTTTAATTCCTGTAAGCCTGCTTGCAAACCTGCAAAATTAACATAAAGGCATCGCCCCAGAAATGTTAAAGCTAGCAATTTCCATCTTCTCGAATCATAACACAACTGGCATACTGAAAAATCATTTAGTCCATTGTAATAACTGATGAAAGTAAGcacaaaattaatttgaaaaaaagCCTTACTGAGCTCCTTCTTGAACAACACAGTTCGAATCATCCTTGACCTCACTTCCAATCTGTTGCCAGCCATCATCTATGATCAAAAAACGAGGAGGAGTTCCTCCCTTGGACAAGCTGAAACGATAAACAAGAAAACAAATTTACTGTTAGCAATAATTCATCAAAATATGCCGTTCGAAGGACGGACAAATATAACCATATTGACCTGTTTAGTCCTTCTTCAACACCTTCTGCAGTGACATCGGTGTAAAAAGCATCCCATGTGCACCATCCTAGCCAGTCAAGGAAGGAGGGTAGCTACAAAAGAAACAACATGAATAATATGCAAGCATAAGTTGTACAGCTCGAATCTGAATCTTGATCAACAAAATAAGTTATAAATAAAGCAGCATAACATAATCTCACCTTCTTCTTTTCACGGTGTTGAAAGGTTTGCAAGTATTTCTCTACAGCTCtgattcacacaaaaaaaaattccatcAGGGAATGAACACAGAGTGCATAAAATTCTTAACAAGCATTATTTGGAGGGGCTCGTGTTATGCAAAGAGAAAATGGCTTACTTCACAGCCTGGTTGATAACTTCAAAAGGATTTGTACCAGCATGCATGTAAACAAGGTGTAGTCCTTGGTTTGTTTCCACAGcattatcacctgcatcaaacgACAACAAAAAAAGttgttttttctttctttctactGTTTTTCTCTAGTTATCTCCCCCACAACCCCTAGGAACTCCATTAAGACAGGCATGTGATAACAGGGAGTTATCCATTTCTCCATCTCAGTGGTGTTCGCCTTGTTGCCAACTCCACTACACATATAGCACCATTGATGAATGGATCTTATGGCTTAATGTGAATCGGGAAAGCAGAACTTATGTCTCCACAGGATATGCACAATGTTTCATTTAAGCATACACTGATACATCCAATGCTTTCCGGTTCCATGAACTACTCACCACTCTCGAGGCAGATCTCCAGCTCATTCTTCTCATTGCCCTGAAGAACAGCACGAAATTGCCCTTCAAGGAGAGGAAGGAACACAGTGTAAATAGTTGGAGCATCTTCACGCTCGCCTTCGCACGTGTCTTTGCTTTCGACCAGCATGAATTGAGTCTCCAGCGGAATGTCCTTCCCACAAGTTCCCATTCTCTGAGTCATCCACCAGAGCTTGAAACGAAATAAGCACATAAACCGGACACCTCTGTGACAGAAGAAGCCAAAATAATTTTGATTAGATGTTGCAAATTACAAGAAAAAAGTCCAAGATATCACGTGGAAGGAATCAAAAACAGAGATTAAAGTTCTATTCTTTAAATTCACTTGACAAGCCAGTTtgtttcttttatttaattaaatttttgtttctttGAAAAACTACTTAAAGCGCATGGTTATAAAAATGAAAGTGTTGATGAATATGTCAGTGGTGATGTCCCTAAAATCCCTAATTAAGCATCGATACGTCAAAATAGGGCCATTAACAAATGGAAAACCTAGTCTACCGATGAAACATCCCTAAAAAGATAATCACTAAGGATTGCGAAACAAATCTCTGAataaatgatgattttgaatAACAAGTACTCACTCTAAGGCACCAACTGGGAAGACATGGAGGCTTTTGCTGTGAGAGGTCGTTGCACCAATGAACGCCCCTGCAACAAGTCCAACGCCTGACCCCGGGGTAAGCACAATGTTGTCAGGCACTCCAGTGAGAATGGTTTTCCCATGAACCACAAGGTTCCCGTCGTTGACAGAGATCTTCGGTATGACTGTCATTTTTGTACCTTCTAGGACTGCTTGAGATTATACTGCATAGCCAAATAATTCACTACATAAATTATGATACGAACAATCACCGTCGTCGAGCAAAAGACACAGAAAAGCTTCTGaaatctgataatcaaataaaaaaaccaTACAAAGCAAAGGTTGCATTATTTAGATTCTTTCAATCCCATTGTCAAGGACACTTGATGATATTATCACAGTGCCGACCAATTCAGAAATTTCTAGAGAGAACATAATTAAACAAGCATCAGGTAGTCCTAAATATGCTATCATCCGCAGGTAAGAAATCCAGCTTCATGCCAGAAAAccaggtaaaaaaaaaatttgatagtCGACTTTCAAcagttaaaattttttttttaccgaCAAATAAGGTATTAAGTGAACTTAAAACCACAGCGTAGTCCAGTTACAAACTTATAATTGCGACAACAAAAAGTGCAGCATTTGAATATACCTCTCATCTATCCcagaattcaaatttatttCCACTGCAACCGGGAACTTTTGCTGGATAAAGTAAGGACCCCAGGCAAAGAAGTATGCGCACTCAACACACAAACTTAAACCAAAAAcactttcaattttaaaatcgCGCGCATACTTGGACCACTATACCAAGATCCAGATCCTCTACTCCAATACTTGAcaaaagcttttaaaaaaaattagtttttcgCTCGTCATCGTATTTGTTTCTCTATTTTTATCTTCGCATGGAGGACAGAAAATCAAGATAGTGACCAGCAGAAAGTGAAAATATCAAATTCGGGAAAAATCTATAGACGTCTCAGAGGATTCGACGTCAGGACCAGAGAGTGGGTCTCAACTCTCAAATTAATTCTTCAATCGACTCAAAGGTACAACACAAGCTTGACGCACCGACACACTCCACCGATAGCAGGCAAAGCAGAAGCTCGCCGTTCAATCATTCCGAAAGTTTTAATCTTGTATATCACATGGAAAAAGAACACCGAGATACACAAAATTAAAAGCCTCCAGTAACAAAATCCTGAGAAGACGGCCTCAGAGGAGaaaatcaactcaaaatcaGAGCAATATGCTTCAAAACATCCACACTTGCACAAATTTACTTACATCTTCAATTCAaaagaaattaaatcaaattaaaatCCTGAAAAACACCAAACTTTTACCTACCAGGATCCTATAATTTAACCTCCACAAGAAACAGCTTCAAAAAACTGAATGCTCTGAAAATGACAATCACCCGTGTATCGTTAAAGAGAAGGAAAGTTAGGAATCAAATGAATTTAACAGCAAACTTCCCGAAAGAGAAAAGGATAACGCGTGAAAATGTGAAATGATCGTTCAACAGTTAGATGTGATTCGAAGTTGCTGCAAAATGGGGTTTATATAGTTGGTTTTTGGTTAAACGTCGAACAACTTCCCTTCACCGTCAAGTAATATTTTGACACATGGACTTTCTTTTCTTTACACTTAACTCCAAATCCTTGCATATTCAAAAGGCCGACAAAAATATGCATGTATCTTTTCTTTTTGGGGAAGGcagaaatttattttgcaaaaagcaaaagaaaactttttttatttgagtaaatctgtttcacgaatctttatatgtaaaACGGATCAATTCTACCgacattcacaataaaaagtaatatttttcatggatgacctaaataagagactcgtctcacaaaatacgactcgtgaaatcttcacacacaaatttttgcattttttatttaactttcaaaattatttaacaCTTCGAGAAAAATTAGGTCTAAAATGAGCTAATTTGTCAAAATGATATGTAATAgtaaaagagtaggtctcttgtgaaatGGTCTCACgatatgagacgagtcaatcataccgatattcacaataaaaaataataatcttagtataaaaagttatatgtctcacaaattacGACCCGTTAGACCgtcacacacaaatttttatcataaTAAAATTGTCACATCATCGTTCTCAATTTTTCACgagaaaaaattcaaaatcgtaaaatattaaatcataaatgatTTATACCGATTTTCACAATATAacgttaaaaataaatataatgatcaaaattacaattttttcgGATCTACCAAAATAATACACCACTAAACTTATAATGTTTATAACATGGGGATGTTAACTCTATCAAATTTGGATATACGTTATGTTATCAAGTATGTCAATAATTTTTAAGGACTCCCAAAGGCCACTACTGTCTGGTGCAACTTGAATCGGATGAAACTGTTTGTTTTCATCCCAACAAAAGCTTTCTATAATGTGTtatgaattttgaaaaaataaattgcGATATGATCTTCAACATGATccaatttatgaaaaatataaattttaaattaaaatattaaatttcaaTTTAAGTATAGAACGGTCTGACTCGACTCGTGAAAATAAATTATGAGATTATCTCACAAAAGacttaggcatagtttggtacatgggataagagagggattgataaataatccttcttatcccatgtttggtacctttttaaaaagctcgtgataatatcatgggtccttgataaataattttttagaaggataaaatatccctaatataaagtgtgataattttaatataatgataaaatacattataaatgacttaattaccctcaatttataaatgatttttttataaatctatactagtaggtagaaattaaaatcaaataaatattttatttatttttatatattatataatatgataattatataaatgaattcgagataattatataaataatttttataaatctcaataaaattattattatcactcgattaactttaaaaattgatatttgacttgactcaaaaaatcaagggctcaattatcatattatataatatataaaattatgtaaaaataaataaacatgcaaGTACTATCGACACATgaacagataaaaaatatgaactcaagcaacaactttgaaattataaaatttattatgataaggttaattttgtcattacaatctaatatataaatttaatcactcttattaaaatcataccaagcattaaatataatatcctacatcttatttatcattaacttatccttatattatatatcacgtgtttatcctatcatatgtaccaaactatgccatACTATATTAGCAGTCAACTGCTCCGAACATTATAGAACTTGCAATGCAACTTCAGTTTTTTTTCCAAAGAAAAAAAGATAGCTTCGGTTCTTTTACAGAATAATACTCATTTTATGTACAAATATAGCTATAAAAACTTTTGTATTTCGGATAATTCAATTCacgatttgatttatttttaataaaaaacctctgacttaattatataatatccAAATGTTGTTGTCTTCTGCCAATTCATTAAATCTTTTTgttagaaatttaaaaatagaaTTATTGCAAAGAGATTAGAAAGACACAAttccttaaaattattttttcatttcAAATGAAACCGTATATTAACAATTTTGTTTTTCTAGATTATTGAGTTCTTAAATTTTAGATTTAAtctctaatattttaaaaaaaattatttcctaaTGAAATACTTATTTCCTTGTCTTGTAATAATTTATTCGAGAAATCCTat
Coding sequences:
- the LOC140839529 gene encoding LOW QUALITY PROTEIN: probable galactinol--sucrose galactosyltransferase 2 (The sequence of the model RefSeq protein was modified relative to this genomic sequence to represent the inferred CDS: deleted 2 bases in 2 codons); amino-acid sequence: MTVIPKISVNDGNLVVHGKTILTGVPDNIVLTPGSGVGLVAGAFIGATTSHSKSLHVFPVGALEGVRFMCLFRFKLWWMTQRMGTCGKDIPLETQFMLVESKDTCEGEREDAPTIYTVFLPLLEGQFRAVLQGNEKNELEICLESGDNAVETNQGLHLVYMHAGTNPFEVINQAVKAVEKYLQTFQHREKKKLPSFLDWLGWCTWDAFYTDVTAEGVEEGLNSLSKGGTPPRFLIIDDGWQQIGSEVKDDSNCVVQEGAQFASRLTGIKENTKFQKNGKNNETEPGLKVVVRDAKKHHNIKNVYVWHALAGYWGGVQPAGPGMEHYDTALAYPVQSPGVLGNQPDLVMDSLAVHGLGLVTPKKVFDFYNELHAYLASCGVDGVKVDVQNIIETLGAGHGGRVSLTRSYHQALEGSISRNFPDNGCIACMCHNTDGIYSAKQTAVVRASDDFYPRDPASHTIHISSVAYNTIFLGEFMQPDWDMFHSLHPAAEYHAAARAVGGCAIYVSDKPGNHNFELLKKLVLPDGSVLRAQLPGRPTLDCLFVDPARDGTSLLKIWNVNKCSGLVGVFNCQGAGWCKTAKKTRIHDASPGTLTSSVQVTDVDTLSQIAGSDWNGVAVVYAYKSGEIILLPKGASLPVTLKSLEYELFHFCPVKIIATDVSFAPIGLLGMFNSGGAVEQFDFQKAPECDLPAAATVTLKVRGSGTLGVYCSQRPQKCIMDGMDAEFNYKAETGLVTLIIPVPEEEMYRWTIEVQV